From Petrotoga sibirica DSM 13575, the proteins below share one genomic window:
- the pth gene encoding aminoacyl-tRNA hydrolase, which translates to MRNLVIGLGNPGPRYVFTKHNVGFLALDKYEENKKNISNIKKISGKNFEGFAIENDIFIKPLTYMNASGEVLPYVFKKFGKIEESLLIIYDDIWLNLGEIRIRKSGSDGGHNGLKSIIGILKSTDFPRIRIGINNGYEHGSGNLANYVLSPFTQEEWIILDKVLDYVTTSIDLILEGRINEAMNKFNKKII; encoded by the coding sequence TGTTTTTACAAAACATAACGTGGGTTTTTTAGCTTTAGATAAATATGAAGAAAACAAAAAAAATATATCGAATATTAAAAAAATATCCGGTAAGAATTTTGAAGGCTTTGCTATAGAAAACGATATTTTCATCAAACCGTTAACTTATATGAATGCCAGTGGAGAAGTGTTACCATACGTTTTTAAAAAATTTGGTAAAATAGAGGAAAGTTTATTAATAATTTACGATGATATTTGGTTAAACTTGGGCGAAATACGTATAAGGAAAAGCGGTTCTGACGGGGGACATAATGGATTAAAATCAATAATAGGTATTTTAAAAAGTACCGATTTTCCCAGGATAAGAATAGGTATCAACAATGGATACGAGCATGGATCCGGAAATTTGGCAAACTACGTTTTAAGCCCTTTTACACAAGAAGAATGGATTATATTGGACAAAGTACTTGACTATGTTACTACATCGATAGATTTGATTTTAGAAGGCAGAATAAACGAAGCGATGAATAAATTTAACAAAAAGATAATTTAG